One genomic window of Diospyros lotus cultivar Yz01 chromosome 8, ASM1463336v1, whole genome shotgun sequence includes the following:
- the LOC127808809 gene encoding uncharacterized protein LOC127808809 isoform X2, whose product MESRKSPRNGYHPFSSSRRDVNYRNCDCDGSATHNNGQWTAVTDLQLMVTDGGEAEEERSATHDDRSAAIGGNRPVKLKRNGCWRKLKGL is encoded by the exons ATGGAGTCTCGGAAGTCACCCCGAAATGGGTACCaccccttttcttcttctcggAGAGATGTCAATTACAG GAACTGCGACTGTGACGGATCTGCAACTCACAACAATGGGCAATGGACAGCAGTGACAGATCTGCAACTTATGGTTACGGACGGCGGCGAAGCTGAAGAGGAAAGGTCGGCAACTCACGACGACAGATCTGCAGCGATCGGCGGCAACAGGCCTGTGAAGTTGAAGAGGAACGGTTGCTGGAGGAAGCTGAAGGGTCTGTGA
- the LOC127808809 gene encoding uncharacterized protein At4g08330, chloroplastic isoform X1, with the protein MESRKSPRNGYHPFSSSRRDVNYSCGSCGYELNLSSSSRNTSMIGSKYGKSIKSGIISFFYIDESRYSQVEELRCIPYISKNSWGLFRRRTKLLCRKCGNHVGTAYDDLASPYPLVSDGSDSASGSETSVRRKYDIKIRALQPSSEEAGMPLAV; encoded by the exons ATGGAGTCTCGGAAGTCACCCCGAAATGGGTACCaccccttttcttcttctcggAGAGATGTCAATTACAG CTGTGGATCTTGTGGATATGAATTAAACCTCAGCTCCTCAAGTCGGAACACATCTATGATCGGTTCCAAATATGGTAAATCCATAAAGAGTGGGATCATATCGTTTTTCTATATTGATGAGAGCAGATATTCTCAAGTAGAAGAATTGCGATGCATACCATACATCTCCAAGAACTCATGGGGTTTGTTCCGTAGGAGAACAAAACTTCTGTGCCGTAAGTGTGGTAACCATGTTGGAACTGCTTACGATGATCTTGCCTCACCATACCCCCTTGTGTCAGATGGATCGGATTCAGCCTCAGGAAGTGAAACCTCGGTGCGTAGGAAGTATGACATTAAGATCCGTGCTTTACAACCGTCCTCTGAAGAAGCTGGTATGCCGCTTGCTGTCTAA
- the LOC127807748 gene encoding uncharacterized protein LOC127807748 yields the protein MNEHHREGKTHVPKQEIAGVCLNERLLILAAKESTSITLPEIFALESLLYLFEFHPKHDLICLHQPTRMVLANGRREQRTAAKSSTCKATWHLTWGQKRIGRLFQLAKVECQTITTAATMKEY from the exons ATGAATGAGCACCATAGAGAAGGCAAAACGCATGTTCCCAAGCAAGAGATTGCTGGGGTGTGCTTGAATGAGAGGCTCCTCATCCTGGCAGCAAAGGAATCCACCTCCATCACCCTCCCTGAGATCTTTGCTTTGGAATCTCTTCTCTATCTCTTTGAGTTTCATCCCAAGCACGATCTCATATGCCTCCACCAGCCCACAAG AATGGTGTTGGCAAATGGGAGGAGAGAACAAAGGACCGCAGCCAAGAGTAGTACATGCAAGGCCACATGGCATCTTACTTGGGGGCAGAAGAGGATTGGGCGCCTGTTCCAGCTGGCCAAGGTGGAGTGTCAAACCATAACAACAGCAGCAACGATGAAAGAATATTAA